The Lysinibacillus irui sequence TTTTCCATCAAAAAAGCCTTCTCAATGTTGAGAGGGCTTTTGATGAGCTTTACCTATCAGATAGGCACTTAAAGGTACGTATGAAATGATTTTGATAAGCAGCATACAGACAAGTAAACTGGACAGGAAAAGTGAAATTACTTGAAGAGCGGTAGTAGGTAGTAATGCGCAATAAGGAGCAAGATATTCTTGGATCAGCCAGTGTATTAGAAAGATACCAAAGGAATAGCGACTTAAAATATGGAGATAAGAGAGCTTGGGCATACTTTGTGCAAACGCTAATATACAAAATGTTATAGTCAAAACGAATAACATAATATCGATTCTTCTGGATGTAATCTGCTGAGCACCTAAATAATAGTTTGCATATAAAATGGCCATTGCAAGTATAACGGAAAGGACTGTGACGAATTTATATTTGACAAGATAACGTGCTATTTTTTCATAATGACTACCAATGATATAGGCCATTGCAAAATAAGGAAGCCAACCAACAAAGAGCAAACGCATAAAATGATCATTCTGGATGAAATAGTCGAAATTCAAATTTACAATAGTCATATAAAAAATTCCTAGTAAGAAAAAAATAGAAGTAAACCAGATACTGGATAGCTGCCATTTTTTTATGAAAAAAAAGAGAATATAAAGCTGAAAGATCGTCATGACAAACCATCCTGAAAAGTCTCCTAAAACAATATGTCGATATAATGCATTCCAAAAGTTTTCATCATAATGAAAAGCGGCGTTGGCTGCATATAAAATACCTGCAGCTACAAACGGCATAACAATAAACTGAAAACGACGCCATAAAAAAAGGGGAGGTAGCTGATTTGGGTAGCGATTAGCTAAGATCAAAATAGATAATAAAATAAAGGTTGGTGTAGCGAAACATAACAATAATCTAAAAAATTGATAGTATGGTTGATCAATATAGCCATTAATCGTTTCAATATTGGTTGTAGCATGTAATAATACAATACTTAAGCAAGCAATTACCCGCAAAACGTTCCACTCATACACCAAATCAATCACCCTCGTTTTCAGTAAACTGGGAGGCATCCAGTTATAAGATGCAACCTAACTAAATATATGTGTATGACATACGTGATAAAACCTTCCTAGCTTTCCTTCCATAAATAGTTTGGACCACAAAATATTATTAAAAAACTCTAGTAACTTAGCAAGAGTTCCATTTTTGCATATGTGTCACATAACTACTATGCATATACTGTGGCAAGAGGGGGGGAGGTGAGCTTTTATGAGAATTAACTGGAAGGTTCGTCTTCAACATATTCCATTTCTACTAGGGCTATTTTCATTGTTACTCCTACTCGCACAACAAGTAGCGGCTATTTTTGGCTATGATTTAACAGCTGCGATGAGTGAGCAAATTTCATCGATTTTAAATACAGTTTTATCCATCCTTGTGTTAATGGGTGTCATTGTAGATCCTACGACACGTGGCACAAGTGATAGTGAGCGTGCTCTAATGTATAGGAGACCGAGATAAATTAAACTAAAAGTGTAATTTTACAATAAGGATAAATATGTTATAATGTTAGAAAATTGATAAAGTAGGGAGGATGATTGAATGTCCATTGAATTGGAGCGTAGAATTGCTAAGCTCGAGGAGGAAATGGCAGATTTACGTCAGGAGTTGTCTTCACTAAAGCGTACTCAAAACACTGAAAAAATAAATACTCTTGATGCCAGACAATCGATAATCAAGCAATCAGAACCAATAAAACCAAAACCCACACTGGAGTCGAAGCCTATCCCGTCCAAAGTAACGGAAAAAGAAGTGCAACCACAGCCATCGATGGAGGAACGTGTTATGTGGGCACTTCCAAAAGTATTCATGGTTATTTTAGTGATGGGGGTCCTTTGGGGACTAAAACTTGTCAGTGATTATGGTTATTTATCGAATGACGTGAAAATCATCCTCGCCTATGCATTATCGGTGGGATTGGTGGTCATTGCCTACGTATTGGAACGTAGAAAAGTAGGCTCTGCTGCAATGACAATTTCACTATATGGTGGGGCATTTATTGTTGGTATTTTAACAACAGCAGCAAGTGCCATTTTGTATGAAATCATCGCTCTAACACCTGCATTAGGCATTACGATTCTGTATATTGGCTATGGAATTGGCATTAGTTATTTGAAGAAAAATGAAGCACTCACTATTTTTGTTGCTTTTACGTCGTTATTATTACCTTATTTACTAGAGTATATGGATTTTAGTGCCGTCATTATTTTACTATTTGTGATCGTATTGTTTGCTGCACTACAATTGGTCATTTATCAGCACAAGCAAAAGCTTGCACTTTATATAGCTACTTTCTTCTCTGTTCTAGCAGTGAGCATTGTAGCGTTTATGAATAGTGATCAGCAAGTTGTTTTTGCACTTGGTTTACTGGTGATTCTGGCAATCTTTTACGCAATTTGGTGTCTACTGTATCGTGTGCAATCAAAATGGAAGCCACTACATATAGGGCTCCAATTTTCTTTAGGCTCTTTTACTTTAATATTGATGAATCTTATTATCCGTTCGCTTGAAAATGGAGAAATACTACTCATTACCTTGATGATTTTATTTGGCGCAATAGCGTTTTATAGCTATCGTAAAAATTGGCAGGAAGTATTGGATAGTGCTGTCACGCTGGCATTTATTACACTATGTAATACCGTACTTCTAATGAATTTACCAAATAACATAGATGATTTACTTTATCCGCTCATTATATTTGCTGGTGTTATGATGAGTTTACGTATACGGGCAAGTATCATGAAGGTAGTTACTTCATTTTTCCTTGTGTTGACATTTACATTAAACTACGTCTTTCATGAGCCAAAACCATTTTTCAGCATAGATCATCTAAGTTTATTCATGCCGATTATCTACCTAATCGTCATATATTTATATGCAAGACGTCCAAAAGAAACAATTACACCATTTGAAAAGGTTATGAAGGATTTATACATCATCGATATTTTAGCAGTGGTCACAGCAGGCTATTTCTTAGCTTATATTGGCAAACTAGACAGTGCTTATTTTGTGGACACAAACGGTATTCCTTATATGATGAGTATTGCATTAGCTGCACTATTTGCAGGCTCTTTACTAGTTGCCGAATCATACAAAGGGCGAGCGTTAACACCAGTTCTCGGCGCATTTTTCCTCCTATTCTCTTTGCTGATTAGCACCAAGACTTCAATGATGGATAGTTTGAATATTATCACTAGATTTGTTTATATTGCAGTCATTGTAGCCATCATCGTAGATATCTTTGTAAAAGGGCTTATTTACCGATTGTATGAAGATCGTCTAGGGAAATATGTCGATGCTATTGTAAGTTCTGGTATTGTACTCACAATGATTTCTATTTGGGGGCTGATTCAACAGTTTACGAATAATAACGTACTAGATTGGAAGCTAAGCATTGCCCTTACAACGATCACATTATTCTTGACGGCCAGTGTTTCATTATGGCTTGGTTCAAAACATCATCTTAAAACACTCCGTACAACAGGCTTTGTCATTTTGGTCATGGCGTTTATTAAGCTTATATTCTTTGACTTATCCGCACTTGATTTATTAATTAGAGCAATTCTGTTTATTACAATTGGTGGGATTGGCATGCTGTTGTCGGGTAGGTTGTTGAGGAAATAAAGAAGAAAAGAGATTCCAATGTATTTTGGAATCTCTTTTTACATTATGTTAAAATGATATCGAAACCTTACTATATTCCCCGCTTTTTAAAGTTCAACATTTCCCTAATCTTACATCATTCATTCTCTATTGTTTTTATCCAAATTTTCCATAGCGACAAGTATTTTAATAGATTCTTTAATAACCTAACAATGTTAGGAGGACTTGTTATTGAACAATACTTACATGGATAGGCGAACCATACGATTTGTATGGGCTCCTATTGGTTTAGGAGGTCAAAAAAATGGAAATGGCTTATACAATCTTTATATTTTTATTTGGGCTTGTCTTTGGCTCTTTTTATAATGTGGTAGGTTTACGTGTCCCACAGAAGGAATCGATTGTCCATCCTCCTTCACATTGTATCAACTGTAATAGACAATTAAAGATGATTGATTTAGTACCAGTATTGTCTTATGTGTTTTTAGGGGGGAAATGTCGAAGCTGTGGCTATACAATTTGTTGGATATACCCAGCAATAGAAATATGGACAGGTGTTTTGTTTGCCTTTGCTTATTGGCGGCTAGGTTGGGGCATAGAATTTATTGTAGCGCTTTTATTTATCTCCTTGTTCGTTATTATTATTGTTTCGGATTTAGCCTATATGCTCATCCCAGATAGGGTGCTTATATTCTTTTTACCATTCCTCGTTGTAGGTCGGGTACTATCGCCATTAACACCATGGTGGGATTGTCTTGTGGGTGCTGTCGTTGGTTTTGGCATACTATATGTTATTGCGGTTATATCGAATGGTGGCATGGGTGGAGGAGATATTAAATTATTCTTTTTAATTGGACTCGTTCTTGGCACAATCAATACACTGTTAACACTATTTCTGGCGGCAGTTATCGGTATGATTGTGGGGGTTATCATTTTGTTCAAGCGTAAGCAAGGAAGAAAAACACCCTTCCCCTTTGGTCCGTCTATCGCCTTAGCAGCGATCATTGTTTATTTTTATGGTGATTCATTAATCAATTGGTATTTAGGTTTTTGGTAATTGTCAATCTTCAAGTATATGGAGGGAAGCAAGTGAAACCGGTTATTGGCATTACAGCCTTTGTGGAGGATGATTTATCCGCTCATTTAAATGCTGCTTACAGTCAAAGTATTATTGAGGCGGGAGGAATTCCGCTTATTATTCCTTTAGGTGTTGAGGAGGATGCGGCTCAAATTTTAGCTCTTACAGATGGTTTATTGTTATCGGGTGGCTATGATGTGCATCCATTTCTATTCGGAGCAGAGCCATCACCAAAGCTAGGGAAAATTCATCCAGCGAGGGATACAGTTGAACTAGCTTTAATTGAAGCTGCTTTTATACGAAAAATGCCTATTTTCGGTATTTGTCGTGGAATCCAAATTTTAAATGTCGCATTAGGTGGTACTTTATATCAGGACATTGATAGTGACCATTTTAGTACGAAGTTGCTTAAACATGCACAGCAATCAGGTCGAGCTGTAGCTACTCATTATGTACAGATTATTGCAGATAATTTATTAGCAACTATTTTAGAACAAGAGAAAGTTGCTGTAAATTCATTTCATCATCAGGCTGTGAATGTTCTAGCAGAGAAATTAAAAGTAGCAGCGAAATCAAGCGATGGTATTATCGAAGCGGTAGTTCATGAAGATTTACCATTTTGCTTGGCAGTTCAGTGGCATCCTGAGGAAATGGCCATAGCAGGAGAAGAGAACGCTAAAAAATTATTTTCAGCATTTGTAGAGGCTAGCTTAAAGTTCAAAAAAGAAGCTTAGAAGGGCATAGAGTAAAGAATCCAATGCTAGTATGTGGATTCTTTTTTTGCGTAAAAAAGAGGATACATGCTCATAAGGAACATATAATCCTCGATACCTATTTTCGTAATTAATGCACACGACGGTAGAGACCAACAACTTGTCCTAAAATAGAAACTTGATCGACAATAATTGGCTCCATGGATGAATTTTCAGGCTGTAAACGGAAATGGTTTTTTTCTTTGAAAAAACGTTTTACAGTGGCTTCATCCTCAGCTGTCATAGCTACAACAATATCACCGTTATTGGCAGTTGCCTTTTGCTTCACAATGACTAAGTCCCCATCTAAAATTCCTGCTTCAATCATTGATTCCCCCATAATTTCAAGCATGAACAATTGATCTTCACTTGTGCCATACGTATCTGGTAGCGGGAAATACTCTTCAATGTTTTCAATAGCTGTAATAGGAGAACCGGCTGTAACCTTACCAACAAGTGGAACATGAATTACTTGTTGCTTTTGAATGGATTCTTCAGGCTCTAGAATTTCAATCGCACGTGGCTTTGTTGGATCTCGACGAATAAAGCCTTTTTGTTCTAATCGAGCTAGATGACCATGAACAGTGGAACTTGAAGCAAGTCCAACTGCTTCCCCGATTTCTCGTACTGATGGTGGATAGCCCTTAGCTCGTACCTCTTCTTTAATAAAAGCTAAAATATCCTCTTGTCTTTTTGAAACTTTTTTCATGAGTGCTCACCTCTTTTTTCTAATATCATTCTTCTTATTTGATAGTATAACAGAATGCGAACACGTATGCAAACATAGGTTCGAAAAGTGTTTGACAAAAACGTTTGTTCGCTTTATTATGAGAACATACATTCCGAACAAACATTCTAAAAAGGGGTTATGAACATGACATGGTTAAAGAAAAACACACATATTTCAATCTTGATGGGAGTTTGTCTACTATTTGCAGGATATCTTTACATTACTGATCCAGGACACGTTAGTTACGCTGAAATTCAAATCGAACACGGGGATAGCTTATGGTCGTTAGCAGAGCAATACCGTGGTAAAATGAGTACTGAAGATTGGATTAAGCTTGTGAAAACAGAAAATGAGCTAGCGGATATTAAAATTGTGGCAGGAAAATCTCTAGTCATTCCTGTAGTGAGTAATCATGCCGATCCCATCAATACCATTGAAATTGCGAGAAACGAACAATGATCAATAATCAACTGTCGGCTGTTGTCTATTGCCGTGTAAGTACTGAAAAGGAAACACAAAGCTCGTCTTTAGAGCGCCAACAAGAAGAGTTACTGCGCTATGCAAAAGAGCAAGGTTATGAGGTGAAGGGCGTTTTTAAGGATAAGCACAGCGGCTACGATGTAGAACGTGAGGGCTTACTTGAAATGCTTGATTTCATTAAAGAAAAGGGGATTAACGCCCTTTTTGTACAAGATGAAACACGTTTAGGACGTGGAAATGCAAGGATGGCTGTGTTGCATTTGTTACAAAAATCAGCAACAGATGTTTTCTCTATGCGTGATGCAGGACCGGTTCAACTAAACGAAATGGACACGATGCTGCTTGAGATTTTAGCGATAGTAGAGGAATACCAGCGTAGAATACATAATGCTAAAATACGTAGAGGTATGCGTCGTGCTGTAGAGAATGGCTTCCGTCCTGAAAATAATTTATCGAATCGAGGTAACCCGCATGGTCAGGAGCGTAAGGAACTACCTGTAGATGAAATTGTCAAGCTGCGTAAACGTGGATTTACCTTTGAAGAAATTTCTATAACGCTTAGAGGGTTAGGTTTTGAAGTTAGTAAAGCGACTGTCCATCGCAGATTTCAAGAACATCAAGAAAGATTAGCAGGAAAATGATATAGCCTGCTAATCTTTTTTTATCTTCTGTACTTCGCTATTAATAGGAAGATAAGCTTTCTATGCTTACGTTAGTAGGTAGTTTAAAAGGGTGTTCTTTATTAATTCGATCATAAAACATAATGCCGTTTAGATGGTCGATTTCATGTTGGACAACAATTGCACCATAGCCCTGTAACTGCACGATGATTTCTTGTCCATTAATGTTATAACCTTTAACCTTAATACGTTCATATCTTGGCACAAAACCATGGACTGGTCGATTAACAGATAAACACCCTTCTCCCTCTGGTAAATAAATCATATTTACAGAATGACTGATTATTTTAGGGTTGATCAACATCATTTCATAGTCATCAAAAAATATAGCAAACATTCGTTTATCTACGCCAATTTGGTTAGCTGATAGTCCACTTCCAGGTCGAAGCTTATATTTTTTTGCTAGATTTGGATCTTGGCTATTTTTTAAATATTGCAGCATTGATAATAATGTATGTTGGTCTTCTTTTGTCACAGGGATTGTCACTTCTTGTGTTTGTTTTCGTAATAATACGGAGTCCTCTTTTACGAAATCTTTCATAGTAATCATATAATTAGGATGAAATCTATTCATAGATAAACACCTCATCAATACGACTATTGAGGACTTTAGCAATTTTAAAAGCTAACTCAAGCGTCGGATCGTACTTATCATTTTCAATACAATTGATTGTTTGTCTGACAACCCCGCATTCCTTAGCAAGAGCAGCTTGTGTTATTCCTAATCTTTTTCTCAAAACTTTGATAATATTCTTCAGATTTACTCCTCCATTTTTGTCCGAAGTATTAGACATTATTATAGCGAAAATCTACAAGAGATGTCCAAGGAATTAGACATGTGGAGTGTTTTATTTTTCATACCAGTTGGCATTAAAATTTAGATTTAGCGCTTTCCCTAAATTAATACCGAATTGAATAAAGGCTCTACCACGTGCTGTAATGATATGGCCGTCTTGCACAAAGAGTTCGTCAGAATAATGTCGTAGATCAAAAATCCCTAACTGTCTTATTCCATCTAAAGGCAAACCAACCGTGTATTGTTTGTTTGCTAAAATTCCAGCCTTTGCTAATAAATAGGGGGAGCTAGAGATACTTGCGATAATGCCTTCTTTATCGTGGATTGCACGTATAAAATCGAATATTTCCTGTTCTTGTTGTAGGTAAGATATGTCCATGCATCCTGGCAATACAAGACTATCAATATCAGCTAAGTTCGCCTCGCTTATTAGAGAATCCACTACACAGCATAAACCCGATTCCCCGCGTATTGGTTCATTGTTTAAACCTAGGGTGATGATAGGTTTGCCACCTTGCATTAATATAGACAAGGCCACGCTTAATTCATATTCACTAAATTGAGGGTATAATAATACAGCCGTTTTCTTCATTCACACTCTCCTTTGTTCGTCCACTCTTCCTGCAAAATGGCGTAATAAAATTCATCCCACCAATCTTCACCATGCGGTATACATTTTTTAAAAAAACCTTCACGTCGCATACCTATCTTTTCCATGACCCTATATGAAGCGATATTTTCGGGCTGACATGTTGCAATTATTCTATGAAGCTTCATTTCGGTGAAGCCATAATCTAAAACAGCAAGCGCCGCTTCAGAAGCAAACCCATGGTTCTGATAAAGAGGATTTAAAACCCATCCGATTTCATAGGTATGTTCACCAAAGTATCGGTGAAAAACAATATGACCGATCACCAATTGTTGCTCTCTTAAAACAATGGCAAAATGTTTGGCTTGTACATCACTGTTTTCTATTATAAATTTTCGTACCTGTTCTTCATCGAAAACGCCTTCAGGCATGTAATGCATCACCGTTTTATCTGACAAATAACTATAAATAGCAGGAAAATCTTTTGCTTCAAAATTTCTGATAAGTAATCGTTGAGTTGTAATATTCACGTTCATTCCCCCAATATCTATCAATTTTTCCCTTTTACTATAGTTATACACCTCTAACATCTGGAAGTCATGTGAATAATAGCAAAGAGGTGTTATTAAGGGTTGGTATAACTGCATTTTAAGGGAAACCATGCTATACTTTGCATACTGAAGTCTTTAAGATAGGTATTGAAAGGTGTGTAACAATGTTATCAAAAGAAAAAATTAATCGAATTAATGAACTTTCTGCCAAAGCAAAAAGTGGACAATTAACAGAGGAAGAGGCAAAGGAGCGAACAGCGCTTCGTAAGGAGTACTTAGATACGTTCCGAGCAACAATGCGCGATACGATTGAAAATGTAAAAGTGGTGGATGTAGAAGGTAATGATGTCACACCAGAGAAGGTTAGACAAGCGAAAAAAAATAAATTTCTAAATTAATGTGACACAATTCAATAAAGTATGTATGAAAAACCAAATAGTATAACAAAAGCATTGTTTTCTACAGCAATGTTGACTAAACTGTAAAAGAACAATATATAGGACGAGAAAGGATGTCACAATATAATGACTCAACATGCGGATCTATTAGCAATTAATGCTATCCGAACTTTGTCAATCGACGCTATTGAAAAAGCAAATTCTGGTCACCCAGGTTTACCGATGGGGGCAGCGCCAATGGCTTATACGCTATGGACAAAACAATTACGCCATAATCCAGCCAATCCAAAATGGTATAACCGTGATCGTTTTGTACTGTCAGCTGGTCATGGTTCAATGCTTCTATACAGCTTACTTCATCTTGGAGGCTATGGTTTACCAATGGAAGAAATTCAAAATTTCCGCCAATGGGATTCATTAACACCAGGACATCCTGAATACGGTCATACAGTAGGTGTAGAGGCAACAACTGGTCCTCTTGGTCAAGGGATTGCTATGACTGTTGGTATGGCAATGGCTGAGCGTCATTTAGCGGCTACTTACAATAAACCAGGTCATGACATCGTTGACCACTACACATTTGCACTATGTGGTGATGGTGACTTAATGGAAGGTGTAGCTGCTGAAGCTATTTCATTAGCAGGCCACTTAAAACTTGAAAAATTAATCGTGCTTTACGATTCTAATGATATTTCTTTGGATGGTGACTTAGAAAAGTCATTCTCAGAAAACGTGCAAAAACGTTTTGAATCTTATGGTTGGAATTACTTAAAAGTAGCAGATGGTACAGATGTTGATGCGATTAATGCTGCCATTGAAGAAGCGAAAAAATCAACTGGCAAACCAACATTAATTGAAGTAAAAACGGTTATTGGTTTTGGTTCTCCAAATAAATCTGGTAAAGCAGATTCTCACGGTGCACCACTAGGTACAGATGAAGTTGTTTTAACGAAAGCTGCCTATGAGTGGGCTCACGAACCGTTCAAGATTCCTGCAGAAGTATATGATACATTTACTGCTGCTGCTGAAGTGCAAGGAGCACAACCAGAGGAAGCTTGGAATGCTAAATTTGCAGCATATAAAGAAGAATTCCCAGAGTTAGCAGCTCAATTTGAAAAAGCAATGAATGGTGAATTACCAGAGGATTTTGCTTCTGAATTACCAGTATATGAGGCAGGTAAATCAGTAGCAACGCGTTCTTCATCTGGTGATGCCATCAATGCCATCGCAAAGAAAACACCATCTTTCTTTGGGGGTTCAGCTGACCTTGCCGGCTCTAATAAAACAACAATGAAGGGCGCTGGTGACTTCTCAGCAGACGATTATGCAGGTCGCAACATCTGGTTCGGTGTTCGTGAATTTGCAATGGGTGCTGCTATGAACGGTATGGCACTTCACGGTGGTTTAAATGTATTTGGTGGTACGTTCTTCGTGTTCTCAGATTACGTTCGTCCAGCAGTGCGCCTATCTGCATTAATGGGTCTTCCTGTAACATATGTATTTACACATGACTCAATTGCGGTAGGGGAAGATGGTCCAACTCATGAACCAATCGAACACCTTGCATCATTACGTGCAATGCCAAATCTATCTGTTATTCGTCCTGCAGATGCAAACGAATCAGCAGTCGCTTGGGAACTTGCAGTAGCTTCTGAAAAAACACCAACAGTTTTAGTATTATCTCGTCAAAACTTACCAGTACTTGACGCTTCTATTGAAACAGTACGTGAAGGTGTGACAAAAGGTGCTTATACAGTGTCTCCTGCTACAAAAGAAGTTGCAGATGCGATTTTAATCGCAACAGGTTCAGAGGTTTCACTTGCTGTTGAAGCACAAAAAGCATTAAAAGCTGAAGGAATGGATGTAGCTGTTGTTTCAATGCCATCTATGGATCGCTTTGAAAAACAAGATGCAGCTTACAAAGAATCTGTTCTACCAAAAGCTGTGACAAAACGTCTTGCGATTGAAATGGGTGCATCATTCGGCTGGCATAAGTATACTGGCTTTGAAGGTGATGTGCTTGCTATCGATAAATTTGGCGCATCAGCACCAGGTGAAGTAGTAATGGAAAAATACGGCTTCACGGTAGAAAATGTCGTAGCAAAAGTAAAAGCATTATAAAAGAAACAATGAATACCGCAACACTCAGTGAGCTTCTTTCTCTGTGTTGCGGTTCTTTTCTTTTTTATAGCTTTTTAGTACCGTAATGTATAAAGCCAAGAATTGAGTGACTAGAATACCCATGAAAAGGATAAAATCCTTTGTACTACCACCAATTCCTAATTCATCTACGATAATGGCAGAAAACCAAAGAAGCTGACCAGAAACGATGACGGTTAAACTGGCAAAAATAGTACATAACCAAATGGGTGTTTTTTTGATGCAAACCATAATGAGTAGCAAAATAGAGAACAGAAAAATCACAAGAAAGATAGGATCAAGTAAGGAAAACACATTGTTTGTGACAAAGTTATGATAGGTAAAACGATGATCCATAAAAGATCCCTTTTTTACAAATATTAACGTATCTAATAAAAAAAGGTTCAATTTGGGAGTGGGGTAAAAAGAAGAGTGAGTAGTATATGATGTAATTGGTGCACGTCATCATGTAAGTGATCTACCAAAGTACCTCTAAAAGTATAAAAAACTGCATGCTAACATGCAGTCTTTTTATGTAGGAGGCTATTTAGCGAGCCCATTTTGAAAGGCGTAGACAACAGCTTGTGTGCGATCTTGCACTTCTAGCTTAGCCAAAATATTGCTTACATGCGTCTTTACCGTTTTTAAGGCGATATATAGCTCGTCGGCGATTTCCTGATTGGCTTTGCCCTGTGCCATCAGCAATAATACTTCCATTTCACGGTCAGTAAGTTGCTCGTAAAGGGGCGTATTATTACCGTGACGCATACGGTGCATCATTTTGGATGTTACCTCTGGCTCTAATACCGTTTCGCCACCTATTGTTTTACGGATAGCATCGGCAATTTGTTTTGCATTTGATGTTTTTAGAATATAACTCACTGCCCCAGCCTCTAAGGCAGGATAGACTTTATCATCATCTAAAAAACTAGTGACCATCATAATTTTTGCCTCAGGCCATGCCGCTAAAATTTCTGCTGTTGCCTCTGCTCCTGTCATGATCGGCATGACATTATCCATTAAAATTATATCAGGTCTAAGTTCAAGGGCACGTTCTACAGCCTCTTTGCCATTTTCAGCCTCTCCAACAACTGTAATATCCGGTTGTGCTGATAAATACGCTGAGACACCAATACGTACCATTTCATGATCATCCGCTATGAGCACTTGTATCATCGTCATTGATCTCCTCCTTATGCAGTGGAATTTTAACCTCCACTATCGTTCCTTCTCCAGGCACTGACACAATTTTATAAGTGCAACCAATTTCAACTGCCCGTTCTGCTATATTTTGTAAGCCATAGGAAGTGGATTTATCTGCCTCTACATCAAAGCCTAACCCATTATCTTGAATTCGTAAAATAGCTAAGTCGTCTCGTGCAACTAAAAGTAACTCCACTTCACTTGCCTTAGCATGACGAAGTGTATTGGAGAGCGCTTCCTGAGCAATACGGAATAAATGGTCTTCCTCTGCCTTGGTTAAGGCCATTTCCTCTAACTCATATTCAATATGAAAATAAACTTTTTGCTGAAGCTCAATAATCAATTCCTCTAAGCCTTGTGCCAATGTTTTATTGTGTAGCGCTACAGGTCGTAAATGCAGCAATAATGCACGCATTTCAAGCTGAGCTTGTTGAACAATTTTCTCCACTTGTTTTAAACTCGTAGCATTTTCGTCATTTTCAGTTAATGCGGAGAGCAACATGGAGGCAGCAAACAGTTGCTGTGACACGGAATCATGCAGTTCTCGAGCAAGTCGTTGGCGTTCAGCAATTATGCGCTCCTGAATAATTTTGTCATTAGCTTCCGCCCGTTCATTAGATAAACGCTGTAAGCTTTTACGCTGTGTATCAATTAATTCACTTGTTTGAATAAGTGCTTTTTTTAATGGCTTTGGTAAAGCTTGCTTTTTAGGAAAAATAAAATCTGGCTCGATTAATTGCTTCACGATACGTGTTGCTTGAGCTTCTCGTGCACGAGCAGTCATACTAATCC is a genomic window containing:
- a CDS encoding sensor histidine kinase translates to MIAFISRLFTLFFILMSATFGLLVAVWGNPDEKRWEPLWQQNYDNFPLGGIIVVSLFALSFLFASWISMTARAREAQATRIVKQLIEPDFIFPKKQALPKPLKKALIQTSELIDTQRKSLQRLSNERAEANDKIIQERIIAERQRLARELHDSVSQQLFAASMLLSALTENDENATSLKQVEKIVQQAQLEMRALLLHLRPVALHNKTLAQGLEELIIELQQKVYFHIEYELEEMALTKAEEDHLFRIAQEALSNTLRHAKASEVELLLVARDDLAILRIQDNGLGFDVEADKSTSYGLQNIAERAVEIGCTYKIVSVPGEGTIVEVKIPLHKEEINDDDTSAHSG